ACACCGGCGCCATGTTCGGCCACAGTCCCAAACCGGTGGCCGACGCCATCGCCCGCCAGGCGCAGCGCGGCTACACCGCCATGCTGCCCAGCGAGGACGGCGTGTGGGTGGCGCAGGAACTGGCGCGCCGCTTCGGCCTGCCGTACTGGCAGTTCGCGCTATCGGCGTCGGACGCCAACCGTTTTGCCATCCGCTGGGCGCGGGCGATCACCGGCCGCAGCCAGGTGCTGATCTTCAACGGCTGCTACCACGGCACGGTGGATGACGTGTTCGTCGACCTGGTGGCCGGCCAGCCGCAGACCCGCGACAGTCTGCTGGGTCAGGTGTACGACATTACGCAGCATACCCGCAGCGTGGAATTCAACGACCTGGTCGCGCTGGAAGCCGCGCTGCAGGACGGCCAGGTGGCCTGCCTGCTGGCCGAGCCGGCAATGACCAATATCGGCATGGTGCTGCCGCAGCCGGGTTTCTGGCAGGCGGCGCAGACGCTGTGCCAGCGCTACGGCACGCTGCTGCTGATCGACGAAACCCACACCATCAGCAGCGGCCCCGGCGGCTACACCCGCGCCCATGGCCTGCAGCCTGACCTGCTGGTGGTCGGCAAGCCGGTGGCCGGCGGCGTGCCGTGTGCAGTGTACGGCTTCAGCGAGCAGACCGCGCGGCGTGCCGAGGAGGCCAAG
The nucleotide sequence above comes from Vogesella indigofera. Encoded proteins:
- a CDS encoding aspartate aminotransferase family protein, which codes for MIIRHGINWDKAQALQIAERNAFIGRMPRSRELSAQAAGHLLFGVPLHWMNDWSTPFSLYVAAAQGARFQDVDGHDYVDFCLGDTGAMFGHSPKPVADAIARQAQRGYTAMLPSEDGVWVAQELARRFGLPYWQFALSASDANRFAIRWARAITGRSQVLIFNGCYHGTVDDVFVDLVAGQPQTRDSLLGQVYDITQHTRSVEFNDLVALEAALQDGQVACLLAEPAMTNIGMVLPQPGFWQAAQTLCQRYGTLLLIDETHTISSGPGGYTRAHGLQPDLLVVGKPVAGGVPCAVYGFSEQTARRAEEAKRTAPPGHSGIGTTLTANLLAMAAMRANLAEVMTDEAYQYMFGLAERLAAGLRGVIAQHQLPWCVTQIGARTEFQFSVTSPQNGSEADKILDSELEHIVHLFLLNRGLLITPFHNMILVCPDTTAADVDRLVVAFGDFVRQVR